A single Candidatus Poribacteria bacterium DNA region contains:
- a CDS encoding sulfatase, whose amino-acid sequence MSSSDLNCILFVIDTLRADHLSCYGYFRNTSPNIDKIAEEGVLFKDAHATAIATGPGFTSIITGLSPIHHRFYLTPWNLPNLIDFDDSIPTLPEIIQDGIQSCTTAAFDNLINFASHMDQFVRGFEYYVNLTRTSKPIHHHVVGGEINKRLIPWLESHSNERFFLFVHYWDPHTPYNQPEEYRKVFSHKPGNLDDLVVKTALAGYEYVPGWGKVGEIWDPDPAQSKVTIDLYDGEIRYVDALVGEVMEALERLNIADRTALIVTSDHGEQLGQHGMYGHGMLHEAVIYIPLIIRCPNLLPEGKIIEGYVQQADIAPTILELMGLDEEKMPEMDGSSLIPVIEGGKGTREEIFVEDQEYRAYMRGSWKYMRNYFSGKEELYEVKSDPMEVINLTEREGGRLKEMRSKLDGWVKENLKGRPDPMWEQVAKVRSRSGR is encoded by the coding sequence ATGTCAAGCTCAGATCTGAATTGCATCCTGTTCGTGATAGACACGCTCAGGGCGGATCATCTGAGCTGTTACGGGTATTTCCGCAACACAAGCCCTAACATCGATAAGATAGCTGAGGAAGGGGTGCTCTTCAAAGACGCCCACGCCACCGCCATAGCTACAGGTCCGGGATTTACCTCCATCATCACCGGACTTTCACCGATCCATCACCGGTTTTATCTAACGCCATGGAACCTGCCGAATCTGATAGATTTCGACGACTCCATCCCGACGCTCCCTGAGATAATTCAGGATGGGATTCAGAGTTGCACCACGGCTGCCTTCGATAACCTCATCAACTTCGCCTCACATATGGATCAGTTCGTCAGGGGATTCGAGTATTACGTTAACCTCACCCGAACCTCCAAACCGATACACCACCATGTGGTGGGAGGGGAGATAAACAAACGGCTTATCCCCTGGCTCGAGTCACACAGCAACGAACGCTTCTTCCTCTTCGTCCACTACTGGGACCCTCATACGCCATACAACCAGCCTGAGGAGTACCGAAAGGTCTTCTCACATAAGCCCGGAAATCTGGACGACCTGGTCGTCAAAACCGCATTGGCGGGCTATGAATATGTGCCCGGATGGGGTAAAGTTGGGGAGATCTGGGACCCCGATCCGGCTCAGTCCAAGGTCACCATAGACCTCTACGACGGCGAGATCCGATATGTGGACGCCCTCGTGGGCGAGGTGATGGAGGCGCTCGAGAGGCTCAACATAGCCGATAGAACCGCCCTGATCGTCACATCGGACCACGGCGAACAGCTCGGTCAGCACGGCATGTACGGGCATGGGATGTTGCATGAGGCGGTGATCTACATACCCCTCATAATCCGATGCCCAAATCTCCTTCCCGAGGGGAAGATCATCGAGGGATACGTCCAACAGGCCGATATAGCTCCCACCATCCTGGAGCTTATGGGGCTCGATGAGGAGAAGATGCCGGAGATGGACGGCTCAAGCCTGATACCGGTGATAGAGGGAGGAAAAGGGACGAGAGAGGAGATCTTCGTCGAGGATCAGGAGTATCGGGCTTACATGCGGGGGAGTTGGAAATACATGCGCAATTACTTCAGCGGCAAGGAGGAGCTATATGAGGTGAAATCCGATCCGATGGAGGTGATCAACCTGACGGAGAGGGAAGGGGGAAGGCTGAAGGAGATGAGGTCGAAGCTTGACGGATGGGTTAAGGAAAACCTAAAAGGCCGGCCTGATCCCATGTGGGAGCAGGTGGCTAAAGTCCGATCAAGATCAGGGAGATGA